aaataaggcaaatttataaaaaacaaaaaaaaaaaaacaaaaaccgttaaaaaaaaaaagaaactgtgAGCCCTAAAacacataaaactaaaaattacctAAGTGCCGTAATTGGATGCCGCTAAGAATTCAGTTCtgttcctaaaaaaaaaaaaaaacagtggaaTTCACCGCTGCTTATTTGCAGTTCGTCGCCCTCATCGCTATCACTGTCCGCTGTCACAGTTCTCGCAGTTACTGCCATACTCGCCGCTGCTCTCATCGCTGTAACCGTCGCTGCTACTCTGGTCACTGCTGCTGCCGTCATCGCCCGCTGTCGCTGTAATTCCTACCGCTGGTTCTGTCGCCGCCAGGAATGACCTGCACTTGCATCCTTTGCAAAAGGAAAGTCAAGGCTTGCAATAAGCCTATACAGGTAACaagtgcaataaattgaaagttgtggttgttgttgataaacactctcaattttttgcatcaccctttcactttcttgcatatacatatacatacatatatatgtacacactcccatatgtgtacatgtaccATATATACAATCATCTatacaaatatacgtatataaaacTCCGCGAAAGTGAAACAAGGGTACGTTGGGATTTGATAATAAAGGGTGTGACCTTAAATGCGAAAtcgtcaataaatttaaaaaacaaaattaaataaattgaatacctttttttcgaacaagaagttcaattgaattaaaattattataaagtgaaataaatttatcgTATTGTAAATACGGATTATTTACAAGGaaacaattcaaacaaaaatcgatttttcgcaaatttgttGAACAATTTTCGTAGTGTTGTGCTACTGTGCTTGCTCATCCTTTCGTGGCCTGACCACAGCCTTGTCCAAcagctatttttcgtttttctgattGAGATTTGTGCAGGCTATTCAGCCatcttttcgttttcgttttttcagccacaaactctcacagatattttttcgtttctgtggacattgagcaaatttttggggagtttaaataatttaactcaaaatGAGCAAGCCAAAGACAGCAGTTCCAAGTCTCTCTCCAAGTAAGGAGATTATGGAATTGAAATCACTAAAGCGCCAGCGAACTGCTGCGAAAAATAGTATAGTGCGCATAAAAACGGGTCTCCTCGATAAAACAATGTCGTTAGATCCAATTGAATTGGAGTGTCGACTGGACATTTTGAACTCTCATAGCGATAAGCTAATGAAGTGTCagtcgaaaattgaagaaatcgacGAGGAAGACATAGCCCGTGGGGAGTTAGAGGACCTAATAGTGGAAACTAAGtccgttataaaatctattctggcgagaaataaatcgtcaataGCCGAAATATCCTTTGTTGCACCTCACAGCTCGCGACTACCGAAAATGTTGCTACCTAAATTTAAAGgggaatattcagaatttaaaaattttatgagtctGTTCGAGAGTTTGGTGCACAACGATCCTACAATCCCAgacattgaaaaatttaatcactTAGTTAACTGTCTGTCTGGTGAAGCTTTGGGAGCGGTAAAGGCCTTCCAAATGTCGGACGAAAATTATTCGAAGGCGTTGGCTAGTCTCAAAAAAGTTTACGACAAtaaatgcttaatatttttgGACACAActtccaaactttttgaactgCCAACTATCCCAAAGCCATCTGCGCTTTCATTGCGCACAATGATTGATACAGTGTCGGCTGTTTACGACTCGTTGCTGTCGTTAGGTGACGAGAAAAACATAACAAACGCTATCATAATTCATCTGGTAATGTCAAAAGTTGACACCGTTACTCGGTCAAAGTGGGAGGAACAGTTGGATTATGATAAGCTGCCATTATGGCGTGAGTGTGAGGCAGCATTAAATAAACGCTACCAACATTTATCTGCCGATGAAGCCTCAACGTCGAGGCTAAAGCCGTCAAGCAGTCACAGCATTCAGAAACCCCACCTTCATGCCGGAAGGACAAAAGCTGCCTTAGTgacttcaaatataaaacaGCCGGTGTGTCCGCACTGTAAATCAAATGATCATAGTATACCCGCGTGTCCTACTTTTAAAATTCTCTCTGCTCAGCAGCGATTTGAGTTTGCTAAATCAGTCCCCTTATGTATAAATTGTTTGCGAAAGGGGCACTCAGTTTCAAAGTGCAAAGCGGATCGGTGTCGTGTTTGCAACCGTTCGCATCACACGTTGCTGCACCAGTACCCTGTATCCTTTGCAACTGCACCACAACTTTC
The Anastrepha ludens isolate Willacy chromosome X, idAnaLude1.1, whole genome shotgun sequence DNA segment above includes these coding regions:
- the LOC128870350 gene encoding uncharacterized protein LOC128870350, yielding MSKPKTAVPSLSPSKEIMELKSLKRQRTAAKNSIVRIKTGLLDKTMSLDPIELECRLDILNSHSDKLMKCQSKIEEIDEEDIARGELEDLIVETKSVIKSILARNKSSIAEISFVAPHSSRLPKMLLPKFKGEYSEFKNFMSLFESLVHNDPTIPDIEKFNHLVNCLSGEALGAVKAFQMSDENYSKALASLKKVYDNKCLIFLDTTSKLFELPTIPKPSALSLRTMIDTVSAVYDSLLSLGDEKNITNAIIIHLVMSKVDTVTRSKWEEQLDYDKLPLWRECEAALNKRYQHLSADEASTSRLKPSSSHSIQKPHLHAGRTKAALVTSNIKQPVCPHCKSNDHSIPACPTFKILSAQQRFEFAKSVPLCINCLRKGHSVSKCKADRCRVCNRSHHTLLHQYPVSFATAPQLSTSHAMHTTSTPDRVMLATAVVNVKGSSGEYLPARALLDSGSQVNFMTEDLAQKLRIRRESTTLNIIGIGNATKKVRTKLNTFVKSRVNNYEFSAQFWIMRSISASHPDRNVNINGWKIPKNISLADPEFHKAQKVDLLLGAETFFELLAVVQIKASPNHPTLQKTLLGWVVSGKYASNQRPPPTVSSTLCHTEQDLANIDSIIQRFWAMEEIPSVSSSTKFTPEQIECEKFFVKTTKVLPSGRLQVRLPFKDDRKLLGNSYETASRRCQALERKTLKDPELRQMYLDFMNEYIELGHMSPTNNKIPSEPHYFIPHQCVLGPESTTTKLRVVFDASSRTSSQIALNEILMVGPTIQEELYSTLLRFCLHKYAFTADITKMYRQILMHEEDNNFQLVVWGSIPLSHFKSFDLTP